A single Neoarius graeffei isolate fNeoGra1 chromosome 23, fNeoGra1.pri, whole genome shotgun sequence DNA region contains:
- the fitm1l gene encoding fat storage-inducing transmembrane protein 1 translates to MFLNSLLVVITDLAATLMGSVLFRRHFHLFLSAMVMFGPLLNVWVSHYSVFAKRNHYLYRVFLRSGWGWTCIFVGSFVFLLSLSVRRSLILTLRHLSRLAVAGGLWLGFRKLLNLLENATGSCYEPLSGAHELAVGANGEKQPLLLLREGETKAVCISSGMLWRGYEVSEDIFLLSFCCLLLAEEMAVFGPYLNLGGISGAPLRILFLFCVLLLSLWLFLLFCLLAYFPQFPNQLLGGALGCLSWRATYQGWYHMGPSWYCPGRPGVGLLTT, encoded by the exons ATGTTTCTGAACTCTTTACTTGTGGTCATAACTGACTTGGCGGCTACACTGATGGGCAGTGTATTATTTCGCCGCCATTTCCATTTGTTTCTGTCAGCCATGGTCATGTTTGGACCCTTGCTAAACGTATGGGTATCCCACTATAGTGTTTTCGCGAAGAGGAACCATTATCTTTACAG AGTTTTTCTGCGCTCAGGATGGGGTTGGACCTGTATCTTTGTAGGCTCTTTTGTCTTCCTCCTGTCTTTATCAGTACGGCGCTCCCTAATACTCACACTGCGGCATCTCTCACGGCTGGCTGTTGCAGGCGGGCTGTGGCTGGGTTTTCGTAAGCTGCTTAACCTGCTGGAGAATGCCACAGGGAGTTGCTACGAACCCCTCAGTGGAGCTCATGAGCTTGCTGTAGGGGCTAATGGAGAAAAGCAACCTTTATTGCTGTTACGGGAGGGTGAGACAAAGGCTGTTTGCATCAGCTCTGGCATGCTATGGAGGGGGTATGAGGTCTCTGAGGACATCTTTCTGCTTTCTTTTTGCTGCCTGCTACTGGCTGAGGAGATGGCTGTGTTTGGGCCCTATCTGAACCTGGGTGGGATCTCTGGAGCACCCCTGCGCATTCTGTTCTTATTCTGTGTCCTGTTGCTGAGTCTCTGGTTGTTTCTACTTTTCTGCCTACTCGCATATTTTCCTCAATTCCCAAATCAGCTCTTGGGAGGAGCTCTGGGTTGTCTGAGTTGGAGAGCAACATACCAGGGCTGGTACCATATGGGACCAAGCTGGTACTGCCCTGGAAGGCCTGGGGTGGGTCTTCTGACTACATAG